The proteins below are encoded in one region of Rana temporaria chromosome 2, aRanTem1.1, whole genome shotgun sequence:
- the MRPS17 gene encoding 28S ribosomal protein S17, mitochondrial — protein sequence MSGVRGAVQAKWIVGKVIGTSMTKTAKVRVTRMVLDNYLLKYYNKRKTYFAHDAQKQCTVGDIVLLKGLPERRSKHVRHELAEIIFKVGRVVDPLTGKLCAGTKFQESLEDIDVNSLDERLQSIHLSAESSSQEEKKAES from the exons ATGTCTGGTGTACGTGGTGCTGTCCAAGCCAAATGGATTGTAGGAAAAGTGATTGGCACAAGTATGACAAAAACCGCAAAAGTCAGAGTGACAAGAATGGTGCTAGATAACtacttactaaag TATTACAACAAGAGGAAGACCTATTTTGCTCACGATGCCCAGAAGCAGTGCACAGTGGGAGATATTGTACTGCTGAAAGGCCTACCTGAAAGGAGGAGTAAACATGTCAGGCATGAACTGGCTGAAATCATATTCAAAGTGGGCAGAGTGGTTGACCCCTTAACTGGAAAACTGTGTGCAGGCACCAAATTTCAAGAAAGTTTAGAGGACATTGATGTGAATAGCCTTGATGAAAGGCTTCAGAGCATCCACCTTTCAGCAGAGTCAAGTAGTcaagaagaaaagaaggctgaATCCTGA